The Fusobacterium pseudoperiodonticum DNA window TAGAATTAAGATACACTGCACTTTTACATGATATAGCAAAGCCACTTGTTCAAACTTTTGATGAAAATGGAGTAGCTCACTATAAAACTCATGAAATAGTTGGTGCTGATATGGCGAGAGATATCTTAACTAGATTAAAATTACCTTTGAAATTAATAGACACAGTGGAAGATATAATAAAAAAACATATGGTTTTATATAGAGACGTCACAGATAAAAAATTCAATAAATTATTATCTGAAATGGGGTATGATAACTTATTAAGACTTATAGAACATTGTAATGCTGATAATGGTTCAAAAAATAATGAAGTTGTAAATACAGAAAATGATTTACATGAAAGATTAAAAAGAGCAGTAGAAAAGCAAATGCAAGTTACTGTAAATGATTTAGCATTAAATGGAAAAGACTTAATAGATATGGGATTTAAAGGGACTGAAATCGGAAAAATTAAAGGTGAATTATTAGATAAATATTTATCTGAAGAAATTCCAAATGAAAAAGAAGCAATGTTAGCTTATGTAAGAGAAAAATATTTAAAATAAATTTAAAAATTACACTCAAAAAATAAAAGGAGTGTGATTTTTTTATAATTATGGTATAATAGAGTGTTAGAATATAATGTAAAATAATTAATATAGGAGAAGAGATGTATCTAAAAGCAGTTGAAATAAATGGTTTCAAATCTTTTGGTGAAAAAGTATATATAGATTTTAATCGTGGAATAACATCAATAGTTGGACCAAATGGCAGTGGAAAATCAAACATTTTAGATGCTGTCCTATGGGTTCTAGGTGAGCAATCATACAAAAACATCAGAGCAAAAGAAAGCCAAGATGTTATTTTTTCTGGTGGAAAAGAAAAGAAAGCTGCAACAAAAGCAGAAGTTTCATTGATAATAGATAACTCAGATAGATATTTAGATTTCGATAATGATATTGTAAAAATTACAAGAAGAATTCATATTACAGGAGAAAATGAGTATTTAATAAATGATAGTAAAAGCAGACTTAAAGAAATAGGAAATTTATTTTTGGATACAGGAATAGGGAAAACTGCTTATTCTGTTATAGGTCAAGGAAAAGTTGAAAGAATCATAAACTCTTCACCAAAAGAGATTAAAAATATAATTGAAGAAGCAGCGGGAATAAAAAAATTACAAGCTAATAGATTAGAAGCACAAAAGAATTTAGGAAATATAGAAGTAAATTTAGATAAAGTTGAATTTATCCTAAATGAAACAAGAGAAAATAAAAATAAAATTGAGAAGCAAGCAGAACTTGCACAAAAATATATAGATTTAAAAGATGAAAAATCATCTTTAGCAAAAGGAATTTATCTAACTGAACTTGAGCAAAAAGAAAAAAGTCTTGTAGAAAATGAAGATATTAAAGTAAAATCAGAGGAAGAATGTTCTGTTTTACAAGAAAAATTCGATAAAACTTTAAATAGATTAACTACAATTGACTTGGAAAAAGAAGAAGTAAAAAAACAAAAGATTTTAATAGACTCAAGAAATAAAGAATTAAAAGATGTAATTTCTACTAAGGAAACAGAACAAGCAGTTACTAGAGAAAGACTGGATAACTTTAAAAAAGATAAATTATTAAAAGAGGAATATAGCTTACATCTAGAAAATAAGATTGAAAAGAAATTAGAAGAAATTAATACTTTAATAGCTAAAAAAGAGGAGCTTTCTAAAAATATTTTAGAGATGGAAGCTGCCAATAAAGAATTTGAAAGAAAAATAAATGAGTTAGAAGCTATAAAGGTTGAAAAAACTGATTTAATTGAAAGTAGAAACAAGAAAATCAGAGACTTAGAACTAGAAAAACAATTGAGTTCAAATGAAATAGAAAACAATGAAAGAAAGCTAAAATCAAGTTTAGATGAAGTCGAAGTCTTAAAAAAAGAACTAGATGAAATAACTAAAAAAGAAATAGCTAATAATGAGGAGAAAGATTTACTTAATTCTCAAATTAAAGCAAAGCAAGAAGAATTAGCTAAAACAGAAGAAAGAAATGAATTTTTAGTAAATCAGCTTTCTGAAATAAGTAAAACTATAAACAAACTTTCTCAAGATATCAGAGAATATGAATATCAAGAAAAAACTTCATCTGGTAAGTTAGAAGCACTTATAAGAATGGAAGAAAGTAATGAAGGATTTTTCAAATCTGTTAAGGAAGTTCTAAATAGTGGTATTAGTGGTATAGATGGAGTATTGATTTCCCTTATAAAGTTTGATGATAGATTAGCCAAGGCAATTGAAGCAGCAGTATCAGGTAATTTACAAGATATTATAGTTGAAGATAAGGAAGTTGCAAAAAAATGTATAGCTTTTTTAACTGAAAGAAAACTAGGTAGAGCCTCATTTTTAGCCCTTGATACAATAAAAGTAAGCAGAAGAGAGTTTAAAGGAAACATAGCTGGAGTTTTGGGCTTGGCTGCTGACTTAGTAAGTGCTGAAGATAAGTATAAAAAGGTTGTAGATTTTGTTTTTGGTGGACTTTTAATAGTTGAAAATATTGATGTGGCAACAGATATATTAAATAAAAATCTCTTTGCTGGAAATATAGTCACAGTAAATGGAGAGCTTGTTAGTTCAAGAGGAAGAATTACTGGTGGAGAAAATCAAAAATCAAGTATCAATCAAATTTTTGAAAGAAAAAAAGAAATAAAGCTTTTAGAAGAAAAAGTATCAAATTTGAAGTCTAAGATAGTTGAAGAGAGTAAAAGAAGAGAAGACTTAAGTATTAGATTAGAAAACTATGAAAATGAGATTGATAAGATTGATTCTTTAGAAGATAGTATTAGAAAAAAAATGGAGTTACTAAAGAAGGATTTTGAAAATTTATCTGAAAAATCTGAAAGAATTTCTAAGGAACTTCGTAACATAAAGTTTAATATTGATGATGCAGAAAAATATAAGACTTCTTATCAAGATAGAATAAATTCATCAGTTTCAAATATTGAAGAAATTGAGAAACATATAAATTCTCTTAGAAAAGATTTAGAAGCTGATGAACTTACATTAAAAGAAACTCTAGCTAATATTGATGAGTTAAATAAGCAGTTTTCTGATACTAGAATTATTTTTCTTAACAATAAAAATAGTATAGAGCAGTATGAAAGAGATATAATCAGCAAAGAGAATGAAAATTCAGATTTAAAAGAAGAAAAAGAAAAGAATTCTAATGTTGTTAAGGAACTTTCACAAAATATTGAAGAACTAGAAAAAAATGAAGAACAATTACAAAAAGAGATAGAAGAACATATTAAAATTTATAACTCTGAAAATAGGGATATTGAAGTTTTAAATGAAAGAGAAAATAATTTAAGTAATGAAGAAAGAGAGCTATCTAAAGATAAATCTAAATTGGAAACAGATTTATTACACTCTAATGATAGACTTGAAAAAATAATAGAAGTTATCGAAAAAATAAAAACAGATATTGAAAATATAAATGAAAAATTAACTGAACTTACAGATATCACAGCAAAAACTGTTGAAGTTGAAAAATTAAAGAGTTCAAAAGATTATCTAAGAAGTTTAGAAAATAAAATTAATAATTTTGGAGATGTCAATTTACTTGCTATTAATGAATTTAAAGAACTAAAAGAAAAATATGATTATTTAGCAAGAGAAAGAGATGATGTTGTAAAATCAAGAAAACAAGTAATGGATTTAATTCAAGAGATAGATGAAAGAATACATGAAGATTTTCATACAACATACGAAAATATAAATGAAAACTTTAATAAAATGTGTGAGGAAACTATTAGAAATACTGAAGGAAGATTAAATATAATAAATCCTGAAGATTTTGATAACTGTGGGATAGAAATATTCGTAAAATTTAAAAATAAGAAGAAACAACCTCTTTCTTTACTTTCAGGTGGAGAAAAATCTATGGTGGCAATAGCCTTTATAATGGCAATATTTATGTATAAGCCAAGTCCATTTACTTTCTTAGATGAGATTGAGGCAGCACTTGATGAAAAGAACACTAAGAATTTACTTAGTAAATTGAGAGATTTTACAAATAAATCACAATTTATCTTAATTACTCACAATAAAGAGACAATGAAGGAATCAGACAGTATATTTGGAGTTACTATGAACAAAGAAATAGGAATTTCAAAGATAGTATCACCTGATAAGATAACAAAGATATTGGATTCAAATAAAGAAAGTAATTAAAAAAAATTAACATTAGGAGGAGAAATGGAGAAATGAAGTTATTGTCATATATATATCTTTTGATAACAACAATACGAAATTTTTTATATGATGAAAAAATATTACCCATAAGAAAAGTTCCTGATGTTGAAGTTATATGTATAGGGAATGTCAGTGTTGGAGGAACAGGAAAAACTCCAGCAGTTCATTTCTTTGTAAAAAAATTATTGGCAAAAGGAAGAAAAGTTGCTGTAGTTTCCCGTGGATATAGAGGGAAAAGAAAAAGAGATCCTCTTTTAGTTAGCGATGGAATGGTAATTTTTGCAACAGCACAGGAAAGTGGAGATGAATCGTATCTACATGCTTTAAATTTAAAAGTTCCTGTGATTGTTGGTGCAGATAGATATAAGGCTTGTATGTTTGCAAAAAAACATTTTGATATAGATACTATAGTTTTAGATGATGGTTTTCAACATAGAAAACTATATAGAGATAGAGATGTTGTCCTTATAGATGCTACTAACCCTTTTGGTGGAGGTAATGTTCTACCAGCTGGACTTTTAAGGGAAGACTTTAGAAGAGCTGTTAGGAGAGCTTATGAGTTTATAATAACTAAGTCAGATTTAGTAAACGAAAGAGAACTTAGAAGAATAAAAAATTATCTTAGAAAGAAATTTAAAAAGGAAGTTTCTGTTGCAAAACATGGTATAAGTTGTCTTTGTGATTTGAAAGGTAATATGAAACCATTATTCTGGGTAAAAGGGAAGAAAGTTTTGATATTCTCAGGGTTAGCTAATCCTTTGAACTTTGAAAAGACTGTAATTTCTTTAGCACCTAGCTATATAGAAAGAATAGACTTTAAAGATCACCATAATTTTAAGCCAAAAGATATAGCACTTATAAAGAAAAAAGCTGAAAAAATGGATGCTGACTATATAATTACAACAGAGAAAGATTTAGTAAAATTACCAGATAATTTAAATATTAATAATTTGTATGTATTAAAAATTGAATTTACTATGTTAGAGGATAATACATTGAAAGATATGAAAGGGTAATATCTATGAAAAAAGATGTTAAAGTTGAGTTTTTAAAAGCAAAAAATTTAGATACTTGTATTGAGCTTATAAAAGAAAAAGGAAAATTTAATATACTTTCAGAATATGCTAATTTTTATGATAGAAGAACATACTTTAAGGTAAATGAAAATGGAGATATATTCCAAAAAACATATAATCCTGTCACTTTACTTTATCTATTTTGTGATGATGAAAAAAAATTGGCAGATTATCTTTTTAAATATTCATACGCTGAAGAAAAGCAAAATATAAAAAAAATTGATAGAGCAAGTAATTTAGATATAGAAAGTTTGAAGAAAAATCTTATGAAAACATTGACAAATTCTCACCTAGATTTTTCAAAAATCTTTGCAAAAGAGTTGTTTTTAAGAGATAAAAAAGCTTTCTTTGAGCTTATGTATAATTTTTCTTTTATGGGAAACCCTAAAGACTTAAAAGTACTTTTTGTCTATGCTTTAGAAGAAATTTTTAACCAAATAAACTATGATGAAAATATTTTCTATACTATTATTGCATATTTAACTAAATTTAGAGATGATTATTCTGTCTATATGAATTCAACAGATGATAATATAAAATTTGATATAGAAAATTATAACGAAGATAAGAAAATTTATTTGAATATAGCTGAGAAAATCTTTGCTAGATACAATTTAAGAAATGAAAATAAATTTAAAGTAAGCTTATATAGATATTTTGAAAATGATTTTGAGCTGAATCAAGATTTAAAAGATATTCTTAAGGGGAAAGATATATGAGGATAGCTATCTATGGTGGAAGTTTCAATCCTATGCATATAGGACATGAAAAAATTGTAGACTATGTTTTAAATAATCTAAATATGGATAAAATTATAATAATTCCAGTGGGTATACCCTCGCATAGAGAAAATAATTTAGAACAATCTGATACTAGATTAAAAATTTGTAAGGAAATTTTTAAAGGAAATAAGAAAATTGAAGTATCTGATATAGAAATAAAGAGTGAAGGAAAATCATATACCTATGATACACTTCTAAAGCTAATAGATTTATATGGAGAAAACAATGAATTTTTTGAAATAATAGGTGAAGATTCTTTAAAAAGTTTAAAAACTTGGAAAAACTATGAAGAATTATTGAAAATATGCAAGTTTATTGTTTTTAGAAGAAAAGATGATAAAAATATTCAAATAGATGAAGAGTTTTTAAATAATAAAAATATTATTATTTTAGAAAATGAGTACTATGATATATCTTCAACAGAAATAAGAAATATGGTAAAAAATAATGAAGATATCAGTGCTTTTGTAAATAAGAAAGTAAAAAAATTAATAGAAAAAGAATACCTAGATTAAATACAAAGAAAATTTTTTAAAAAATTTCTTGAAAAAAATAATCAAAGATGCTATAATCAAAAACATAAAAAAATCGAATAAATAATCGGATGAAGATATGAGGAGAGATTTCGTTAAGAAACACCGAAGAAGTAAATCTTTCAGGTAAAGAGGACTCATATTGGACGAGCCTCTGGAGAGCTTATCTACGAGATAACACCGAAGGAGCAAAGCTATTTTTATAGCCTAAACTCTCAGGTAAAAGGACGGAGGAATTGTGCATTTACATTTAATTGTATAATTCTTTTTTAATTTCAGAGGTCTTTTTTAAGACCTTTTTTTATTCGATTGAAATAAAAAAGAAAAGGAGAGAATGTTTTATGGTACATTTAATTGCAAGTATTAATAGTTTATTTTGGGGAAGTCTTTTAATTTTACTTTTAGTAGGAACAGGAATCTTTTTTACAATTAGATTGAGATTTGTACAAGTTAGAAAATTTAGAAAGGGAATCACTCAATTAACAGGGGATTTCGATTTGAATGGTAAGGATGCTGACCACAATGGTATGTCATCATTTCAAGCCTTGGCAACAGCTATAGCGGCTCAAGTAGGAACAGGAAATCTAGCGGGGGCAGCAACAGCTATAGTATCTGGAGGACCAGGAGCCATATTCTGGATGTGGGTAAGTGCATTTTTTGGAATGTCAACTATCTATGCAGAAGCTATATTGAGCCAATTATTTAAGAAAAAAGTTGAAGGAGAAGTAACAGGAGGACCTGCTTACTATATAGAAGAATTATTTAATAAAGGAGTTTTAGCTAAAGTTCTTGCAGTATTCTTTTCACTTTCTTGTATACTTGCTTTAGGATTCATGGGAAATGGAGTGCAAGCGAACTCTATAGGTGAAGCAGTACAAAATGCTTTTAATATATCACCATATATAACAGGAGCAGTAGTTGCATTACTTGGAGGTTTTGTATTCTTTGGAGGACTTAAAAGAATAGCCTCTTTCACAGAAAAAGTTGTACCTGTTATGGCAGGACTATATATTTTAATCTGTATAGTAATTATCGTAATAAACCATGCTAATATTTTAACAGCTTTTGAATCTATATTTGTAAATGCTTTTTCCACAAAGTCTATCTTAGGAGGATTTTTAGGAATGGGAGTAAAGAAGGCTATTAGATATGGGGTTGCAAGAGGATTATTTTCAAATGAAGCTGGTATGGGTTCAACACCACATGCTCATGCAATAGCTAAGGTTAAAAACCCTGTTGAACAAGGAAATGTTGCTTTAATAACAGTATTTATTGATACTTTCGTTGTATTAACTTTAACAGCTCTTGTAATTTTAACAGCAAATGTAGGAGATGGAACTTTAACAGGAATTACATTGACACAAAAATCTTTTGAGGCAACTTTAGGATATTCAGGAAATATATTTATAGCAATTGCTCTATTCTTCTTTGCATTTTCGACTATTATTGGTTGGTACTTTTTTGGAGAAGCAAATATTAAATATCTTTTTGGTAAAAAAGCAATTAATATCTATAGAGTTTTAGTTATGATATCAATTTTCATAGGATCTACTCAAAAAGTTGATTTAGTTTGGGAACTTGCGGATTTATTCAATGGACTTATGGTAATTCCTAACCTAATTGCCTTATTACTTCTAAATAAATTAGTTTTAGAAACTTCAGACGAATATGATAAAATACATAATTTATAAAATATAAAGTAAAAAACTATTATAGATAATGAATTAATCATTATTTATAATAGTTTTCTTTAAATAATTATTTACTTTTTTTAATTATTCTTTTATTAAAGAATTGATTTCATCAAGGATAGCTTTAGTATCCAATCCGTGAGCTTCAATTCCTTCTGCTAAAGTTTCTCCAGAAGCGATCATACAACCTACGCATCCTAAACCATTTCTTTGTAAAACTTCAACTATTACTGGGTATTTTTCAACCGCTTCCATTATATTCATATCACCTGTAACCATTTTTTATCCTCCTTAATATTGTTTATTGTTTTAATATAATTTATTATATTAAAATTTACAATTTTTGTCAAGAATATTTAAAAATAAATAGGATAATAGGAGCAGTAAAAATTAAACTATCAACCCTATCTAGTATTCCACCATGACCTAAAAGTAAAGTTCCACTATCTTTTAAATTCACTTTTCTTTTTAAAGCAGATATAAAAATATCACCAAAAAATCCTATCAAAGCAATATATGGTATAAATTTTATTTGATAATTTATATGGAAAATATACTTTAATAAAGCAGCAGTTAAGGTAGTTAGAATCATTCCACCAATAAGTCCTTCAACTGTCTTGTTGGGACTAATATTAGGAGTTATCTTTCTTTCACCAAAGATGTTCCCACTTATATATTGGAACACATCATTTAATTCTATTAAAATCATATAGTTTATTATAAAATTTAGGTCATCTATATATGAGATACTTCCTATCAAATAAGTTGTTATAAAAAAAGCAAAGATTATGAAAGCTCTTTTATAGAATCTAAGAGCAATAAGAATAAATAATATCAATAGAACATAAAGATTTTTAAAATAAATTCCTAAATAGAAAGCTAAATTTACAACAATACTAGTTATCATTAATTCACTATTATACTTTATATATGCAAACTGTAAAAACTCTTTAAAAGCCAAAGTAGAGATAAGCCCAAAAAGTAAAAGTAAATAAACTCTACTCATAGTTGCTAGATAGAAAAGTATTATTATAATAAACCAAGTAAATATTCTTTGCTTTATATTAGTAAATTTCTTTTCTGATATTTTATTTTTAATTAAAAATAAAATAATTAAAGCTAGAATATCAACAAAAAACATTGCAACTAGCATATTATCCACCTTTCACTGAAGAACGAACTCTATTGAATATAGTAAAAATAAGTAATACTATTGCTAATATTAAAATATAGTCAAAATACTGATTTCCAATAAAATAATATATAATAGCTAAAAGACTTATTAAGAAAGCTCTATCACTTTTTCCCATAGGACCTTCATAATGTCTTTTATTGTCTACCATCATTGCAGTCACGCCTACATATTCTGATAATATTGATAAAAATACAAAAAGTAAGTTATGAATTTCACTTATTCCAATAACTCTTAAAAATACATAGAAGAAAACTGTATCTGATACAACATCTCCTGCTTCATTGTAAAAAACTCCCATTTTAGTTTTTTGATTGAATTTATTAGCTATCATACCATCTAAGGCATTTAAAGCCATTCTTAAGAATAAAAAAACAGGTACAGTTAAATATATAAATCTGTAATTGTTGAACTTATAGATAAGTCCTGCAAAAACTATGTTTAATAAAACTGTTGTAATAGTTATCTGATTAGGACTAACTTTTAACTTTACTAGCTTTTCACAAATAGGCATAAGTAAATTTTGAAATTTTGTCTTTAATTTATATATAGAAATATCCATTTTACCTCATTTCTGCCAATGAAACTGTAAATATACCTTCGTTATCAATTAACATTTTTTCCTTTTTCAAATTATATTTTTCAAATAGGTTATCCAATTCTTTTTCACTTCTTCTTCTCATAAGCCAAGATTTTCCACTTCCTTTATGACTATTAAGAACTAAAGCTATCTGTTTTAATTGAGGATGCCAAGGCTGACCTGTATAAATCACAGCAGCATCTTTATCTAAAATTTCTGTTACACCTGATATAGTGTTTTCAAGCATTTTATTATCTTCAAAAAGCTCAAAAACTCCTGAAATTATAACTATATTAGGCTTGTAATTAATTTTTTTATATGTTTCTTTATCAAAACAATCATAGTTGACAAAAGAGATATCTTGCCAATTATTCCTCTTGATAACTTCTTCTCCAACTTCAATATTTGATTTCTTAAACTCATTTATTAAAATCTTAAGCTTTGGATATTTTTCTTTGATATCAAACAAATAATTTCCTGTACCTCCAGCAACATCTAAGATTTTAACATTTTCTTCACCTAGACTATTTATTTTTTCTTCAATTAAAGCTAGCAAGTTTTTCTTTCTTACTCTTACTCCAGCCCAACCAACCTGGTTTAGATAAAATCTATCTATGAGTTTTCCTATTAATAACTTCCCACTAGCTTTATTCTTATAGATATAGTCTAGAGAAATTCCTGAGTCAAAGCCATATTTTAAGCCTAAACTCATACCTTTACTTAAAAATCCAAAAGTTTTCATTGAAAATTTTTGAATAGAATAATATATTTTTTCACTTAGAGGATATTCTTCTAGGCCTATCCTTTCATACTCCTTTCTTGAAAATTCTCTAGGAGAATCATCAAGTTCTATCTTTTGGTTTTTAAAAACATCTTGTATGAAGTCATCTAGCATTTTATAGACTGTTTGTCTTTCTTTTTCAAAGATTATTCCGTGATAGAAGTTTTCAAGCTCTATAAATTCTCTCTTTTTAGAAGATAAATTTAAGTAAAATTTCTTCTGAGCTGAATTCTTAACAACATAGTCTTTTTGAGCAGAAAATATTATTGTAGGTAATTCTATTGCCATTGAATCTTCAATCAATCTTTGTCCCATATTAGCTAAGTCTATTAAAAGTCTAGCATTGATTTCCTTATTGATAAGTTTATCAGAATTATATTTATTTTGTTCTTCAACATCATGAGTTAGAACCTTTGCTTTTACATAACTCATAACCTTAGCATCTTTTTTTATTTTAGTAAGTAATGTCACAAGTTGCTTAGCAAAAGGGATATAAAGCTTGATTTCAAAGGCAGGAGCAAGCAAAGCTATACCTGCTAAATTTGGTGCAAAATCATGAACATAAGCAGAAAGTATAACTCCACCTATGCTGTTTGCAACAATAAAGATATCTTCTTCTTTAATTTGATATTCATTCTTTATGTGTTTTACAAAGGCATCTAAATCCCTAACATAATCCATGGCATTAGGAGAAGTTTTAGTTTCTGTATAACCATGACCTCTTAAATCGTATGCAAAAATATTGTATTTTAGAAATTTCTCATCTTGTGCTAAACTGTTTAATCTTTCTGAATGTTCATGTCCTCTATGAATAAGAATTAAAGTTTTTTTGCCTTGTTCAAAATTCCATTTTCTATAAAAAATTTTATTGCTATCAAAACTTGTAAAATATAAGTTTTCCATTTTCTTACTCCTTTTCAAAATTTATCCCTAAATTATTTAGAAAAATTTTTGATATACTTCATTATATCATATATAACATATAAAAATTAAAATTAAGTAAAAGTTTATATAATATAAAAATAAAAAATAAAAACCATTTATTCTAAATTAATATTCTATATTATATATAACTTATCTTATTTCAATACGTAATATCTTATTGACATACTTAATTTATAGATATATAATAAAAATATAGAAATAAACTATTCTGTTAAAGATAAAAGGAGGATATATATGGCCAAGCTAGAAGATTTTGTTAAGGCAAAAGAAAAATTGTCAAAGGTACTTTTAGAAACGCATTTGATTCACAGTCCAATATTTTCAAAAGAATCTGGAAATGAAGTATATATAAAGCCAGAAAACTTACAGAAAACAGGGTCTTTCAAAATAAGAGGTGCCTACAATAAAATTTCAAACTTAACTGAGGAAGAAAAGAAAAGAGGAGTTATTGCTTCATCAGCAGGAAACCATGCTCAAGGAGTGGCCTATGGAGCTAGAGAGTTAGGAATAAAAGCAGTAATTGTAATGCCTAAATCAACTCCATTAATTAAAGTTGAATCAACTAAGCAATACGGTGCAGAAGTTGTATTGCATGGAGATGTTTATGATGATGCGTACAAAAAAGCTAAAGAGTTAGAAGAAAAAGAATCTTATGTTTTTGTACATCCATTTAATGATGAAGATGTTTTAGATGGACAAGGAACAATAGCATTAGAAATTTTAGATGAATTACCAGAAACAGATATAATCTTAGTTCCTATTGGAGGAGGAGGATTAATTTCTGGAATAGCTTGTGCTGCAAAATTAATAAAACCTGATATTAAAATTATTGGAGTTGAACCAGAAGGAGCAGCTTCAGCTCGTGAAGCTATAAAAGAAAATAAAGTAGTTGAACTTAAAGAAGCTAATACTATAGCTGATGGTACGGCAGTAAAAAGAATAGGAGATTTAAATTTTGAATACATTAAAAAATATGTAGATGAAATTATAACAGTATCTGACTATGAATTGATGGAAGCTTTCTTACTATTGGTAGAAAAACATAAGATCATCGCTGAAAATTCGGGGATACTTTCAATTGCAGCTACAAAAAAACTTAAAGAAAAAAATAAAAAAGTAGTGTCTGTAATAAGTGGAGGAAATATAGATGTTTTAATGATTTCTTCTATGATAAATAAAGGACTTATAAGAAGAGACAGAATATTTAGCTTCTCAGTTGATATATCTGATAAACCAGGAGAATTAGCAAAAGTTGTTGATTTGATAGCAGAATTAGGAGCTAATGTTGTTAAACTAGAACATAATCAATTTAAGAATTTATCAAGATTTAGAGATGTTGAGGTTCAAATAACAGTTGAAACTAATGGAACTGAACATATACAAAATTTAATAGAAACTTTTGAACAAAAAGGTTATGAAATAATTAAAATAAAAACAAAAATAAATTAATAAAATAAAGGGGCTTTAAGCCCCTTATATTAATTCTTATAAAACTGTTCTTACAATACGGAATCCAGCATTGCTATA harbors:
- the nadD gene encoding nicotinate (nicotinamide) nucleotide adenylyltransferase, with amino-acid sequence MRIAIYGGSFNPMHIGHEKIVDYVLNNLNMDKIIIIPVGIPSHRENNLEQSDTRLKICKEIFKGNKKIEVSDIEIKSEGKSYTYDTLLKLIDLYGENNEFFEIIGEDSLKSLKTWKNYEELLKICKFIVFRRKDDKNIQIDEEFLNNKNIIILENEYYDISSTEIRNMVKNNEDISAFVNKKVKKLIEKEYLD
- a CDS encoding DUF1858 domain-containing protein, which gives rise to MVTGDMNIMEAVEKYPVIVEVLQRNGLGCVGCMIASGETLAEGIEAHGLDTKAILDEINSLIKE
- the smc gene encoding chromosome segregation protein SMC → MYLKAVEINGFKSFGEKVYIDFNRGITSIVGPNGSGKSNILDAVLWVLGEQSYKNIRAKESQDVIFSGGKEKKAATKAEVSLIIDNSDRYLDFDNDIVKITRRIHITGENEYLINDSKSRLKEIGNLFLDTGIGKTAYSVIGQGKVERIINSSPKEIKNIIEEAAGIKKLQANRLEAQKNLGNIEVNLDKVEFILNETRENKNKIEKQAELAQKYIDLKDEKSSLAKGIYLTELEQKEKSLVENEDIKVKSEEECSVLQEKFDKTLNRLTTIDLEKEEVKKQKILIDSRNKELKDVISTKETEQAVTRERLDNFKKDKLLKEEYSLHLENKIEKKLEEINTLIAKKEELSKNILEMEAANKEFERKINELEAIKVEKTDLIESRNKKIRDLELEKQLSSNEIENNERKLKSSLDEVEVLKKELDEITKKEIANNEEKDLLNSQIKAKQEELAKTEERNEFLVNQLSEISKTINKLSQDIREYEYQEKTSSGKLEALIRMEESNEGFFKSVKEVLNSGISGIDGVLISLIKFDDRLAKAIEAAVSGNLQDIIVEDKEVAKKCIAFLTERKLGRASFLALDTIKVSRREFKGNIAGVLGLAADLVSAEDKYKKVVDFVFGGLLIVENIDVATDILNKNLFAGNIVTVNGELVSSRGRITGGENQKSSINQIFERKKEIKLLEEKVSNLKSKIVEESKRREDLSIRLENYENEIDKIDSLEDSIRKKMELLKKDFENLSEKSERISKELRNIKFNIDDAEKYKTSYQDRINSSVSNIEEIEKHINSLRKDLEADELTLKETLANIDELNKQFSDTRIIFLNNKNSIEQYERDIISKENENSDLKEEKEKNSNVVKELSQNIEELEKNEEQLQKEIEEHIKIYNSENRDIEVLNERENNLSNEERELSKDKSKLETDLLHSNDRLEKIIEVIEKIKTDIENINEKLTELTDITAKTVEVEKLKSSKDYLRSLENKINNFGDVNLLAINEFKELKEKYDYLARERDDVVKSRKQVMDLIQEIDERIHEDFHTTYENINENFNKMCEETIRNTEGRLNIINPEDFDNCGIEIFVKFKNKKKQPLSLLSGGEKSMVAIAFIMAIFMYKPSPFTFLDEIEAALDEKNTKNLLSKLRDFTNKSQFILITHNKETMKESDSIFGVTMNKEIGISKIVSPDKITKILDSNKESN
- the lpxK gene encoding tetraacyldisaccharide 4'-kinase encodes the protein MKLLSYIYLLITTIRNFLYDEKILPIRKVPDVEVICIGNVSVGGTGKTPAVHFFVKKLLAKGRKVAVVSRGYRGKRKRDPLLVSDGMVIFATAQESGDESYLHALNLKVPVIVGADRYKACMFAKKHFDIDTIVLDDGFQHRKLYRDRDVVLIDATNPFGGGNVLPAGLLREDFRRAVRRAYEFIITKSDLVNERELRRIKNYLRKKFKKEVSVAKHGISCLCDLKGNMKPLFWVKGKKVLIFSGLANPLNFEKTVISLAPSYIERIDFKDHHNFKPKDIALIKKKAEKMDADYIITTEKDLVKLPDNLNINNLYVLKIEFTMLEDNTLKDMKG
- a CDS encoding alanine/glycine:cation symporter family protein, which produces MVHLIASINSLFWGSLLILLLVGTGIFFTIRLRFVQVRKFRKGITQLTGDFDLNGKDADHNGMSSFQALATAIAAQVGTGNLAGAATAIVSGGPGAIFWMWVSAFFGMSTIYAEAILSQLFKKKVEGEVTGGPAYYIEELFNKGVLAKVLAVFFSLSCILALGFMGNGVQANSIGEAVQNAFNISPYITGAVVALLGGFVFFGGLKRIASFTEKVVPVMAGLYILICIVIIVINHANILTAFESIFVNAFSTKSILGGFLGMGVKKAIRYGVARGLFSNEAGMGSTPHAHAIAKVKNPVEQGNVALITVFIDTFVVLTLTALVILTANVGDGTLTGITLTQKSFEATLGYSGNIFIAIALFFFAFSTIIGWYFFGEANIKYLFGKKAINIYRVLVMISIFIGSTQKVDLVWELADLFNGLMVIPNLIALLLLNKLVLETSDEYDKIHNL